In Serratia liquefaciens ATCC 27592, the genomic stretch ATGGTCAGACGTTCGCTGCCGTATAAGCGGTGATTGCTCCACTGGCTGTACAGGCTGGTGAGGTAAGTCCAATCTTGCGCCAGCGGCAGGTAGTAGCTGCCGGAAAGCGAAAGTTTATGAAATTCGGCGCGGGGGGCTTCCTTGATTTTGCCGCTGTCGTTCTCTGCCCCTAGCCACGGCACCCCGCGGCTGTAAGCCGGGTTCAGGGTGGCGAAACCGCCCAACAGCTTTTGGCTGTGGCTAACACCCAGCGTCACGCTGGTCAGTTTGCGGCTGCTGCTTTCCAGCCGGGTGTCATTGAGATAATTGCGATTGATGCGGTGCGTGACCCCCAGCGACAGGCCGGTTTTCATTTCGCCGTCACGGAACAACACCCGCGAAACGCCCAACCGATGGATCTGGCTGTCACCGCTGGAACGCCAGTCAAAGCCCTGGTTGTTGAGGGTAGCCAGGTAGTCGCTGTAGGAATAGTTGTAATCCAGCGTCCAGTAGCCGTAAGGCAAGCTGAGGCCGGCCTGCACGCTGCGCGCATTGTGATCGTTGGCAAAATCGCTGCTACGGGCACCGGCGACAAACCATTGATCCGCCAGCCCCAGCAGGTTATTGCCGGTCAGCGATCCGTTGATCTGACCGGCACCGGTACTTTTTTGCCCGCTGTTGTCGAACCCTGCCCCCAGCGTCAGAGGAAACTCAGGTTTGGCGCTCAGATTGACCACCGAGTAACCCGGCCGGCTACCCGGCAGAATTTCTATCTGTACCGGCTGCTGACGCAGTCGGTTGATCTGTTCCATGCCCTGTTCGATATCACGCAGATTAAGAATATTGCCCTGCAGGCCCGGGAAGACCATTTTCAGCATGCGATCGTCTCGTTGCTCCAGCAGAACGTTCTCCAGCTTGCCCTCCAGCACCAGCAACCGCAGCTCGCCGCGCGACAGATCCTGTTCGGTCAGGAATGCGCGGCTGGTGATATAGCCACGGTTGATATACCAATCGGAGATCTGCTGCACCAGCGTCTGGACTTGGCCCAGATTCAGACATTGCTGCAGATAAGGCTGCGTGAGTTTACGTTGTGCACTGGCGGGCAGATGAGCCGCGCCTTCCAGCCGGATATGGGTGATGCTAAAACAAGGTCCGCCAGCGTTGGCGTTGGGTGTTGCAGGGGTCGGCAAGGCCGGCGTCAGGCTACGTTGCAGCTCCTGCCGCTGCTGCTGGTTTTGCTCCAGCAATTCACGCTGCTGTTGTTGAATGGTGTCACGATCTGCCGGGCTAAGCAGGTTAGCGCCCGCCGCGGAGGAAAAGAAAATGCACAGCAAAGCTGTCGAAAGCCGTTGAGTCACTGAATCCATTCAGAAGATCATCCGTGTGTTTTTTCAGCATTTTAACGACGGAAGGAAGAATGTAACAAGCTGTGAATCATTAGCTGGAGAGGCAATTAGGGCAATCGATACAGAAAGCTCTTAGGGAAAACCGCAGAAAATAGCTTCAAATAGTTAAATCTAATTTATTGATTTACTGAGGCTGGGAAAAACAGTGGATCGCTCTTAATTTAAGCAAAGCCAACTCATTGCCGTTAATGCGATGCAGGCCGCAAAATGGCGTTTGATAGGGGCCGGGATCCGGCCCCAGGAGACGGTTATGCGGTACCGCCAACGGTCAGGGTGTCCAGCTTCAGGGTCGGTTGGCCGACGCCCACCGGCAGGCTTTGCCCCTCTTTGCCACATACACCAACGCCTTTATCCAGCGCCAGATCGTTGCCGACCATTGAAATCTGCTGCATTGCCTCGATACCGGAGCCAATCAGCGTAGCGCCTTTCACCGGTTTGGTGATGCGGCCATTTTCAATCAAATAGGCTTCGGTGGTGGAGAACACGAACTTGCCCGAAGTGATGTCCACCTGACCGCCGCCGAAGTTAGGCGCATACAGGCCGTACTCGACGCTGGCGATGATCTCTTCCGGCGCCGACTTACCCGCCAGCATGTAGGTATTGGTCATGCGCGGCATTGGCAGGTGCGCATAAGACTCGCGGCGGCCGTTACCGGTCGGTGCAACGCCCATCAGGCGCGCATTGAGCTTGTCCTGCATGTAGCCTTTCAGGATGCCGTTCTCAATCAGCACGTTGTACTGACCCGGTACGCCTTCGTCATCGATAGCCAGTGACCCACGACGCCCTTGCAGAGTACCGTCATCCACTACGGTGCAAAGCTCGGAAGCCACCAGTTGGCCCATCTGACCGCTGAACACCGACGTACCGCGACGGTTGAAGTCACCTTCCAGGCCGTGGCCTACCGCCTCATGCAGCAGTACGCCTGGCCAGCCTGCGCCCAACACCACCGGCATATTGCCCGCCGGCGCCGCAACGGCAGACAGGTTGATCAACGCCATGCGCACCGCCTCTTTGGCGTAGGCATCGGCGCGAACGTCACCCTCGACGATTTCCAGGAAATAATCATAGCCAAAACGACCGCCGCCGCCGCTGGAGCCGCGCTCACGCTTGCCGTCTTGTTCCACCAGCACGCTGACGGACAAACGCACCAAGGGGCGCACGTCCGCCGCCAGGGTGCCGTCAGTAGCAGCGACCAGGATCTGCTCATATACGCCGGTGATACTGGCGCTGACTTCCTGTACGCGCTTATCGGTAGCGCGGGCCACCTTATCAACGCGATGCAGCAAGGCGATTTTTTCTTCACGCGGCAGGCTTTGCAGCGGATCAAGCAGCGGGTACAGCGCCTTATGGCTGATTTCGCCCAGGGTATGTACCTGGCCGTTGCCCTTGTCACGTACGATGCTGCGCGCCGCCTGAGCGCTCTGCTGCAAAGCGTTCAGGGTGATCTGATCGGCATAGGCGAAGCCGGTTTTTTCGCCGCTGACGGCGCGCACCCCGACCCCTTGATCGATATTGTAAGAACCATCCTTGATAATGCCGTCTTCAATCACCCATGCTTCATGGTAGCTCGACTGGAAATAGAGATCGGCATAATCGAGGCGGCGTTCTGCCAGTTGCCCCAGGACGGAAAACAGGTCTTGGTGGCTCAACTTATTCGCAGCAAGTAACTGCTCACTGACAAACGTCAGGCTCATAATTTTTTCACTCTTTAATGGAGGAGTTTTTTTCAAACGGCGCCGTCAGCGACATCTGGAATCTGTTGTGTTGCAACACCGGCATCTGCTCACGAATCGTTTTGAGGCCGGTAGTGTCAACCCGCACTTTCAACGCCGAGACCGCATCCGCGTTTTCGGCCAGCACCTTGCCCCAACCGTCTACCGCCAGCGAGTGGCCCCAGGTGCGGCGAGTCGGGCCATGGCTGCCGACCTGCGCCGGCGCCAGGATCACACACTGGTTTTCAATCGCCCTTGCGCGCAGCAGTATTTCCCAGTGCGCTTCACCGGTCACGCGGGTAAAGGCTGCAGGCACGGAAATCAGTTCAGCGCCCTGCGCTCGCAACGCCTGGAACAGCGCCGGGAAGCGCAAATCGTAGCAGATGGTCATGCCAAGCCGACCGACCGGGGTATCCACTACCGTGAGCTGTTGGCCATGTTGATAGGTGTCTGACTCACGATAATGGCCGTGGGAGTCGTTAATGTCCACGTCGAACATGTGCAGCTTGTCGTAACGCGCCCGGATCTCGCCCTGATCGTCAAACAGCAGGCTGCTGGTAGTGATAAGCGCAGGATTTTCGCGGCTGACCAGCGGCATGGAACCGACCAGCAACCACACGCCATAGCGTCGCGCCATTTCACGCACCGCGTTTTGCAACGGCCCGTCGCCCTGTTGCTCCGCATGCTCACGATAGGCCGCAGAGTTGGCGAACAGCAGCGCATTCTCCGGCGTCATTACCAGTTTTACCCCGGCATTGAGCTGCTTAATCTGCTGTTCAATCTGGGCCAGGTTGTCACGCACCCGATCGCCACTGCACAACTGTAACAACGCAACGTTAGCATTTCTCATGACGCCTTATCCTCCTTTGGCTTACGCAACACCTCATTGATCTTCGGCTGATCCAGGCTGCCGCCGATATGGTAACGAATCAGCGAAATCTTGTTCCACAGCGGCCCCAGCACTTTGGACGCGGCAAACACCGCAGCACCGACAATCGGGTTAATCACGAATGCCGTCGCCACGCCGACGGTGGCTGAAATTTCCGGCGCCACCACCGCTTCCATATCAATCTGCCGACGCGCCAGGTCAATTTGCCCGCTCATGGCAATATCCGCTGCCAGCCCGTCAACCAAAAGGTTATCGGTATGCATTATGCCATCTTTCAACCACGAGGTGCTGCGGATGGAGTCAAAGTAGAAGCCTTTGCCGAAGGTATCGCTGAAATCGAACTGTAGCTTGCGTAACAGGGCATCGAAGCTCACCAGACGCAACAGCTGGCCGGCACGACCGCCGCCCATGCTGTCGATTTCGCCCTTGCCCATATTAATTTTCAGCGCGCCACTCAAGGTGTTCAACTGCGGTTTCCACGGCTGGCCGCGCCAGTAGAGATCGAAATCGACGTCATAAGGTGCACCTTTCAGCGGCGTGGTGATGCCAAAGAAAGCCGCAGTTTCATCAATTTTGGCACCCAGCAGTTTACCTTTCAGCGAGCTGCGCTCTTCCTGGGCATTCTGTTTCCATAAACCGCTGGCGGTCATGCGCCCTTTGCCGGTATCGACTAACCCGTGCGTCAGCAGGAGGGTATCCCCCTGATTGGTTAAATCCGCCTCAACCTTGCCGAGGTTCTGCCCCATCACCCAGCACGACTTACAGCGCAGCATCAGCGACGGCCAGTCGCGGAAGGAAACCTTGTCTGCGGCCACCTGCGCAGCTGCGGTCGCCGTCGGAGTGCTCTTAGCGGCGTCAAACTGCGGGTTGTAATAGAGATAATTGATATCGGCGCGCCACGGCCCCCGGTCCGCCACCCGTAAACTGCCATCAACCTCATCGCCCTTGGCGCTGACCAGCGTGGCCCCCAGCTGCTTCTCTGCCGACAGCGTCAACTTATGCCACGCCTGACCGCCTAGCAGCAGCTGTGGCGTTTTTAGTGCGACGGTGGTCGGGAAGTTAAATCCGCCCACCTTGCCCATACCGCCACTTTGTTTCAGCGCCGGTGCCATCAGGCCCAGCCATTTCTCACCGTCCAGCGGCGGCAGGTTCAGCGTCAGCGATTTTCCGTTCGGTAACGGTGGGGTTCCACTACCAGCGGTTTGCCAGGCCGCCCGTGCCAGCGTGACCTGCTGTTTGGCGAAGGTCCATTCGCTGTTGAATTTGTTTTGTTTGCCAGCACTGCCGGTCAGCATGAATCCATTCAGGCCACCTTTCACTTTTACGCTCAGCGGCAATGGCTCACCCGCCGGTTTATCTAATGGCGAAGGTAAGTGACTACTTACTTTCTTAAGGTCCGCATCAACGCCAATGTCATAGCTGGCCGCGCCCTGATGAGGCAAGACAATAGCCACTTGGCCTTGCCAAGGGGCGCTGCCGCTCAGTGCATCGCTCACTTCCTGCGGGATGCCAGGGAATTTGCCCGGCTGCCAGTCAGCTTTCAGGCCAACGTTGACCTTGTAATCGTTTTTCCCTTCCTGAGTGTTGAAATCCACCGCCACCGGCTGTCCAAACCAATTGGCAGACAGGGTATCGCTGCTCAGGTTGCCGTTATCAAAACGGAACTTGCCGCTGACCTTTTGCAGCTCACTGTCGATAGGCTTCACCAACAGTGAGTTATTGTTCAGTGCAACTTCACCGGTGGCGCGCACCAGCTCGCCGTTCAAGGGAATATCGAGGTGTAAGCGCCCACTGACATTACCACCAATCTGCAGTTCGTCCAGGGCCGAGCCCAATGAATCGTGCAGCGGAGTCTGTTTGAAATAGTCATGGATCTCCCCCCCCTGGCCCGCGACCTCGGCATCCACCAACAAACGCTCTTTCAGGTAGTCCGGAATGACGGCACTGACATTTTTGCCATCGACTTTACCCAATTTGGTTTGCGGAGCATTCATCCACAGCCCCTCATTGGCGAAGTCGAGATCGATAGCCAGATCGGTCAACGCCGGCCAATCCGGTTGGAACTGGAAGGTGGAATGACGCAGCGGGACAAACACCTCAAACTGACCTTCGTTTTTGCGGTACGGGAAATGCTGCGGATCGCCGTTGTAGATCAGCGTGGCGTTATCCACCTGCCCACCCTGGATGGCGCCGCTGAGGTAATCCACCAGATGCTTGCCCATCAGGGGCTCAGGGAAGTAGCGCCAGGCGTCCGCGCCATCGTACAGACGGATACCTGCCAGAATATTCAGCCACGGGTCGCCTTTGGCCGGCTGCTGATAGCGGAAGTCACCGTTAACCCACAGCGATTTGGCTTTCACATCCAGGTTTTGGCTCGCCAGTTCCCAGCCCTGGTCATTGTTCTGCCAGGTCAGAGCCCCCCGCGCGCTGCTGATTTCCAGAGGTGCCTGGAACATATCGCCATACGGCAAGGTGCTGTTATTGAGATCAAGCTGCAGACGACCATTTTCCACACCGCCACTCAGTGCGCCGGAGAAGTGATTCACGCCGGGCAACAGTTTCCAGTGCTGCCAGCTGACGTCCTGCCAGAGGGCCTGGAAACGCGTTTTTTCCGGTTGTTTCAGCGGGATATCCAACGCCAGCGCGTTGACCTTGCCTTGCGGCTGCAGATCGTTCCAGCGATCCAACACGTCCGGGCTGAGGAAAGAGAAGGTCGGCAGTAGCGCGGCCAGGCGCTCAAGCTGAATGTCAGTGGCGCGCACGCGAAGCTCTTCGGTTTGCCCTGGGCCCAGGAACTCGGTGTTTTCCGGCAACCACAGCGCAGACAGCTTACCCTGTGGCCAGGCCTGACCGTCGGTGGCCAGGTTCAACTGCGGAACGTCCACCTGCCAGCCGGTACCCTGACGGCTGAGCGTCAGCGCCAGGTTGTCCACGTCGAGCCGATGAGCTTGAGTCCCCACGTTCCAGTTGGCCGCCCCCTGTTTCAGTAATGCACTGCCGGTGGCGATTTCACCATTTTGGATCTGCAGCCAGGCCGCCAGACTGAAGTCTGCGCTTTCCAGCCCGGTATTGGCACGCAGCCAACGGGTGAACCAGGGCTTCATATCGATATTGTCGGCCTGCATATAGACAGTGCCGGTATTCAATAGCCCTTGGTTATCACGCAGATCCATGCGCAGTTGCACCACGCCATGCTGTCCGTTCAGCGTCGACAGGCTGATCTGCCCTTCTGCCCGGTGACGATCGCGGCCGTTCAGCCAGGTCAACTGCGGGATTTCGAATTCGGCACGCGCGCCGGCGGGCGTCAGGAATGAGATGCGGCTGTCGCGCAGGTCGAAATGATCCAGCTGATGCAGCAGCAAATCGGTGATTTTACCCGGTTCGATGGTGCTACCCTGGTGCTCATCGCCGCCCAGAGTGGTGTTAAGATCGAACTGGAGTTGGTGAAAGGTAAGATCGCGGAACTGCCAGCGTAAATGCAGCAGCGATTGCCACACGTCCAGCGCCAAGGTCACGCGTTCAATCTTCAGATTGCTTTTGGGCAGCGTGGCGCGCACGTTGCGCATTTCAAGCTGTGGGCCAAAAGTTTCCCAACTGCCCTGGATGAAATCGACCTGTACGGGCACGCCGGAGAGGCTTTCAACCTTTGCCAGCAATTGAGGGCGATAGTTGTTCAGTTCAGGCAGCGCCAGACGCAGCCCGCTGATCAGCAACGCCACGATGACAATCAGAGTGGCGCCTGTAGCTAACAAAATCCCAGGCAGTCGCCTCACGCAGTTCTCCTTGCTTCCGCTGCCTGGCAACGGGAATATCTATGCACGATGGGGCTCAGTATGCTGAGCCCCACTCATGTCTGACTTTAGCCACCAACGGGCGAACTACATCATGACAACGTCAAATTGTTCCTGGCTGTATAAAGGTTCGATTTGTACCTTCACCTGCTTGCCCACAAAGATTTCCACTTCGGCCAGCGCATGGGACTCTTCGCTTTTCAGCGCCTCACCCACCGCCGCAGAGGCGTAAACCAGGAAACGATCTGAATCATAAGCATGGTGCACGCGCACAATTTCACGCAAAATTTCGTAGCACACGGTTTCCACTGTTTTCACCGTGCCGCGTCCCTGACAGGTAGGACAATCGTTACACAGCACATGTTCAATGCTTTCCCGTGTACGTTTACGCGTCATTTCCACTAAGCCTAGCTGAGAGAAGCCGTTGATCGTGGTTTTTACCCGATCTTTACTCAGCGCCAGCTCCAACGAATGCAACACCCGGCGACGGTGCTCCTCATTGTTCATGTCAATGAAGTCAATGATGATAATGCCGCCCAAGTTGCGCAGCCGCAGTTGGCGGGCAATGGCCTGGGTCGCTTCGATATTGGTGTTGAAGATGGTTTCGTCGAGATTGCGGTGGCCGACAAAGGCGCCGGTATTGATATCCACGGTCGTCATCGCCTCGGTCTGATCGATGATCAGATAACCGCCGGACTTCAGCTCGACCTTGCGCTCCAGCGCACGCTGTATCTCGTTTTCGACGTCGTACAGATCGAAGATTGGCTGGCTGCCGGTGTACAGCTCCAGCTTGGCGGTGATATCCGGGATGTACTCACCGGTAAACTCCACCAGCAGGTCGTGGGTCAGGCGGGAATCCACGCGGATCCGGTCCAGCGCCGCGCCGGCGAAGTCACGCAAAATGCGCTGCGCCAACGCCAGCTCACCGTATAATTTGTATTTTGTCTGGTTGCGTTTTTTACGCTCCATCACCTTGGTCCACAGGCGTTTGAGGAAAGCGGCGTCCTGCGCCAACTCTTCTTCGCCAATGCCTTCAGCCGCGGTGCGGATGATAAAGCCGCCCAGCTCATCACAGTAACCGGCCACCGCTTTTTTCAGGCGATCGCGCTCGGCTTCACTTTCTATACGCTGCGAAACGCCAACGTGCGCCGCCCCCGGCATAAACACCAGGTAACGCGAAGGCAAAGTGATATCGGTGGTCAGGCGTGCGCCCTTGGTGCCGAGAGGATCTTTCACCACCTGGACCATCAGATCCTGCCCCTGGCGCACCAGTTCGGCAATGTCACGCACGTGGAAATTTTTCTGCTCATCGCCGGCGACACATTCCGTGTGCGGCATGATATCGGAAGCGTGCAGGAAGGCCGCTTTATCCAGGCCGATATCGACGAATGCCGCCTGCATGCCCGGCAACACGCGGCTTACGCGCCCTTTATAAATATTGCCGACGATGCCGCGCTTGGATTCGCGTTCGATATGGATCTCTTGCAGGATGCCGCCATCAATATAGGCAACCCGCGTTTCAGACGGTGTGATATTAACCAGTAGCTCAGCTGTCATGCCTTCTCCTCAGAGCCGGTCGATAATGGCAGCGCCCATCAACCGGTTCTTACATCACGTAATGCGACAAAATTACTGAGCAGCTCATGTGTTTCGACTAACGGCAGGCCCATCACCGCATGATAACTCCCGGTTATCGTTCTGACGAAACAACCACCCTTTCCTTGAATTCCGTAGGCGCCCGCTTTATCCATCGGCTCGCCCGTAGCAATATAGTCGCAGATATCCTGCTGTGACAGGTTGCGGAATGTCACGTCCGTCACCACCAGTTGGCACAGAACGTCATGGCGATCGGCGATCGCCACCGCAGTCATCACTTGATGCTGTTTACCCGACAGCGCCGCCAGCATTTGTGCCGCGTGCGTCTCGTCCTGAGGTTTTTCCAACACCCGGCCATTGAGCACCACAATGGTATCGGCACCCAGCACCGGCCACGCCTGCGGTGCCAGCGCCACGCCGGCTTTGGCCTTATCCTGCGCCAGACGGCGCACATAGGCTTCCGCGGATTCCCCTTCCTGCCGCTGCTCTTCGGTATCCGTCAGGATAACTTCAAAGGGGACGCCCAACAGGGTCAGTAATTCATGTCGACGGGGAGAGCCGGAGGCCAGATAAAGCGAAGTCATTGTTATACCCTTACTGAACGGCGAACTGACGGCGAATTTTTCGCATCAACAGGAACAACCATGGCCAAAGGATGCCGTTTACCACACTACTCCAGAACACCTCTGGGCGGAAAGAAACGTTGATCACTAAAAACTCGGCCCAGAACACCACAACGTCCATCGCCAGTGACAGCAGCACGACGATCAGCGCCTGTTGCCAGAGCGCCATATTGCGGAACAGTTGGAATTTGAACGCCACAAGATAGGCAATAATACCTAACGCCAGCGCGCGTACGCCCAGCGTGGAACCGAGGATCAGATCCATAATCAGCCCCAGCACGAAGCCGGTGCCGACGTTAACCCGATGAGGCAGCGCCATCACCCAGTAGATCAGGATCAAAGCCAGCCAGGAGGGACGGAACATGTAGATCTGTTCCGGCCACGGCATGATTTGCAGCACCAGCGCCACCAGGAATGACAGCCAGATTATCCAGCGCCCGTTGCTGCGGTAACGATTCATTGCGTGACTCCCGCAGCAGGAGCGGCGGTTTGTACCGCGGCCCCGGTTGCCGGAGCAGGCAGAGGCAGTTGCGGCCCCACCGCATCAGCCGGCGGCAGAACCTGCGGCATCATCTGCATCAGACGCTCATTGGCAACGCGATGAACTTCATCGGGCGGCAACGGCATGTCGCCGTTACGATCGGCCCCCCACAGCAGCAGCAGATAGCGCAAGCGCTGTAACCCTGCGGTTGGTCGAGCCTGAATCACGGTATAGGCGCGCTGATTATCCACTTTGACCGAGGACACCACCGCCACCGGATAGCCTTCAGGGAAGCGACCACCAAGGCCGGATGTGACCAGCACATCACCCACGCGGATATCGGTATTGTTCGGCAGATGTTCAAGCTGTAAATCGTCGGCACAACCGCTGCCTGCGGCGATCACCCGGATATCGTTGCGCAGCACCTGAATTGGCAGCGCATGTGAAGCATCGCAGATCAGCAACACGCGGCTGGTGACTTTAGCCACCGCCACCACCTGGCCCACTACGCCTTTATCACTGATGACCGGCTGGCCTTCATAAACGCCGTTATCCGATCCTTTGTCGATCACTACCTGATCGCTGTAAGGATCCGAGCCGGTCGAGATCACCTGGGTGACCATTTTGTGTTCGTCCTGGCGCAGCGGCGAGCCTAACAGCTCACGCAAGCGGGCGTTTTCCTGCTTGAATTGGCCAAGAAGAAGAATATCGCTGTTTTTCAGCAGCAGTTCCTGCCGCAGAGCCCGGTTTTCCAGCTCCAGCTGTTGGCGGGTAGCCAGCGTTTCTGAAACGCTGTCCAAAACTTTACGTGGCCCATTGGCCAAAAAATAGAAAGGGCTGACGGCCGTGTCCATGTAGTTACGTATTTTCACGAACGTACCGAGACGGCTATCGGCAACGATCAGGCCAATGGCCACGATCACCGCCAAAAAAAGTCGTAGTTGCAGGGAAGGCCCCCTGCTAAAAATCGGCTTCATAAATTATGCGTGTTCCTCGACAACAGAAAGAGGAACCGTACCTGATTTTCGCTTTGCGCATTCACCCGATACGATTCCTCCTTCTTGGGGCTGACTATTCTTCGCTGAACAAATCGCCGCCATGCATGTCGATCATTTCCAACGCCTTGCCACCGCCGCGGGCTACACAGGTCAGCGGATCTTCTGCCACGACCACCGGAATGCCGGTTTCTTCCATCAGCAGGCGATCCAGGTTGCGCAGCAATGCGCCACCGCCGGTCAACACCATGCCGCGTTCGGAAATGTCTGAAGCCAGCTCTGGCGGACACTGCTCCAGCGCCACCATCACCGCACTGACGATGCCGGTCAACGGCTCCTGCAGCGCTTCAAGGATTTCATTGGAATTCAGGGTAAAGCCACGTGGCACGCCCTCAGCCAGGTTACGGCCGCGAACTTCGATTTCATGCACTTCATCGCCCGGATAAGCGGAACCGATGCCATGCTTGATACGTTCGGCAGTCGCTTCACCGATCAGTGAGCCGTAGTTACGACGCACGTAATTAATGATAGCTTCGTCGAAACGGTCACCACCGATACGTACAGAAGAAGAGTAGACCACACCGTTCAGTGAGATCACGGCCACTTCAGTGGTACCGCCACCGATATCCACCACCATGGAACCTGTCGCTTCAGAAACCGGCAGGCCGGCACCGATTGCGGCAGCCATAGGTTCTTCAATCAGAAACACCTCACGCGCACCGGCCCCTTGGGCAGATTCGCGGATGGCGCGGCGCTCAACTTGAGTTGCGCCAACCGGCACACACACCAGCACGCGCGGGCTTGGCCGCATGAAGCTGTTGCTGTGAACCTGTTTAATAAAGTGCTGCAGCATTTTTTCGGTCACGAAGAAATCGGCGATCACGCCGTCTTTCATCGGACGAATAGCCGCGATGTTGCCGGGCGTACGCCCCAGCATTTGTTTAGCCTCATGACCCACGGCCGCAACGCTCTTGGGTGAACCGGCACGATCCTGGCGAATGGCAACCACCGACGGTTCGTTCAGTACAATGCCTTGCCCTTTAACATAAATCAGGGTATTGGCGGTACCCAAGTCGATGGACAAGTCATTGGAAAACATGCCACGAAATTTCTTAAACATAACTAAAGGATAATCCTGCAAGCTGGGGGCGGAAAATAAAATCCGCCTACTTTACCAACCACACGAAGCAGCGACAAGGCGCAAAAACGTTCTACTTCGGTGAAAAATAGTCTGTATTGTTTCTGCTCGAATGCACGGAAATTGGATGAGGCCTGAATTCCCTGAACAAAGGCTCAGTTTACCACCCTGTCAGCGCACGAAACGGCGTAACACAGCTCATAAAATCTAACATATTCCCTGATTGCCGCTGGTGGTAAGCACCTACCAACGTTCAACAGAAAAGGACTGACAAGAGCCTATATCAAATAGGCGTCATTGTCGCAGGCAGTTTGGGGGTTATCCCAAAATGACAGAGAAAAAAGCCCAGATGAATTGGCGCTCATTCTACGTTAATTTTTGTTCGGTATTCAGGTTAAACACGATAACGACGCGAATATTTTTTACGCCCGACGTCTATCGGTTCCGGCGACGCGAAAAAGTCGCCCTGTCCACCGAGGATCCCCCGCTCTTTCAGCGTCTGCCACTCATTACGCGTCCGCACGCTGGCGGCGAAAACCTGAGTGCTGGTGCCTTCACAGGCGCCGGTCAGGCTTTGAACGAACAGCTGATTTTCATCACGCTTATCAATACTCCGCACCAGACCCGGATGGAGCTTAACCAACTCCACCGGTAAGGACTTGATATAGGAGGTACTTACCACGGTTAACCCGGCCTGGGACACCGCCAGACGACAGCCCAGCCCTGACAGTAACTTCAGTACCGGACGTAAACGGTCGATATGTTGACACACGTCTGCCTCTGCAAGTTCAATCAGAATTCGCCGACGATGACTTTTTTCACACTGTAACAGGCTATCACGCAGCCAACGCTGGAAACTACGCTGCAACAGTGAGTCTACGCTCAGCGTAAAGGCCAATGTCTCTTCGGGCCACAGCGTCAGTAAAGGAAGAATACGGCTCAGATGTTGACGATCGTAGCTTTCCGCCAGCCCTAACTGCCGCACCAGAGGCATATACTCCGATGGCAGCAGTTCCTGGGTGCCATCGTAGATCCGGCTCATGATCTCACGGTGATGCACTTCCCCTTCTACCGTCACCGCCGGTTTCTGATACAAACGCGGGCCTCCCCGCGCCAGCACCTGTTCCAGCAGGGTGCGCCACTTGACGCTGCCGCGCCCTTTTTCCGGCACCTGGCTGTCATAAACATACCAGCCGTTTTCGCCTTGCAACGTAGCATGGCGCGTTGCCTGCTCCGCGTAATCGATCACCTGTTCGGTGGTTTGTCCGCTGCGGTACGCCACGATGCCAATGTGCAGGAATGCTTCACGATCGATAAGCGCCGTTGAAGGCAAGGCGTCAATCGCG encodes the following:
- a CDS encoding ShlB/FhaC/HecB family hemolysin secretion/activation protein, with protein sequence MDSVTQRLSTALLCIFFSSAAGANLLSPADRDTIQQQQRELLEQNQQQRQELQRSLTPALPTPATPNANAGGPCFSITHIRLEGAAHLPASAQRKLTQPYLQQCLNLGQVQTLVQQISDWYINRGYITSRAFLTEQDLSRGELRLLVLEGKLENVLLEQRDDRMLKMVFPGLQGNILNLRDIEQGMEQINRLRQQPVQIEILPGSRPGYSVVNLSAKPEFPLTLGAGFDNSGQKSTGAGQINGSLTGNNLLGLADQWFVAGARSSDFANDHNARSVQAGLSLPYGYWTLDYNYSYSDYLATLNNQGFDWRSSGDSQIHRLGVSRVLFRDGEMKTGLSLGVTHRINRNYLNDTRLESSSRKLTSVTLGVSHSQKLLGGFATLNPAYSRGVPWLGAENDSGKIKEAPRAEFHKLSLSGSYYLPLAQDWTYLTSLYSQWSNHRLYGSERLTIGGESSVRGFKEQYLSGDKGGYWRNEVNRALVTLPYVGSINAMAAVDGGYLHHDALDANASGTLWGGALGLGSRSRYFSSQLTVGWPLAYPDGMKPDRVSVYYRVNIVI
- the tldD gene encoding metalloprotease TldD — protein: MSLTFVSEQLLAANKLSHQDLFSVLGQLAERRLDYADLYFQSSYHEAWVIEDGIIKDGSYNIDQGVGVRAVSGEKTGFAYADQITLNALQQSAQAARSIVRDKGNGQVHTLGEISHKALYPLLDPLQSLPREEKIALLHRVDKVARATDKRVQEVSASITGVYEQILVAATDGTLAADVRPLVRLSVSVLVEQDGKRERGSSGGGGRFGYDYFLEIVEGDVRADAYAKEAVRMALINLSAVAAPAGNMPVVLGAGWPGVLLHEAVGHGLEGDFNRRGTSVFSGQMGQLVASELCTVVDDGTLQGRRGSLAIDDEGVPGQYNVLIENGILKGYMQDKLNARLMGVAPTGNGRRESYAHLPMPRMTNTYMLAGKSAPEEIIASVEYGLYAPNFGGGQVDITSGKFVFSTTEAYLIENGRITKPVKGATLIGSGIEAMQQISMVGNDLALDKGVGVCGKEGQSLPVGVGQPTLKLDTLTVGGTA
- the nit1 gene encoding deaminated glutathione amidase, with protein sequence MRNANVALLQLCSGDRVRDNLAQIEQQIKQLNAGVKLVMTPENALLFANSAAYREHAEQQGDGPLQNAVREMARRYGVWLLVGSMPLVSRENPALITTSSLLFDDQGEIRARYDKLHMFDVDINDSHGHYRESDTYQHGQQLTVVDTPVGRLGMTICYDLRFPALFQALRAQGAELISVPAAFTRVTGEAHWEILLRARAIENQCVILAPAQVGSHGPTRRTWGHSLAVDGWGKVLAENADAVSALKVRVDTTGLKTIREQMPVLQHNRFQMSLTAPFEKNSSIKE